The following are encoded together in the Sphingomonas insulae genome:
- a CDS encoding efflux RND transporter periplasmic adaptor subunit, with the protein MANKRHGVAVLALALALAACGGGKEQQQAPQGPPSVGYVVVRQQPVTLTSELPGRTTAFETSEVRPQVNGLVLERLFVEGDVVRKGQPLYRIDPSPYQAQVASARAALTRARASIASSGALARRYGELVKINAISRQDLENAQTTAQQAQADVAAQQAALRTAQIDLARTTIRAPITGRIGRSVFTTGALVSAAQTDALATIQRIDPIYVDIQQSSSDLLKLRQQIMSGKLTRDGNARVKLKLEDGSDYGPEGTLRFADVTVDPTTGSQVIRALFPNHNGLLLPGMFVRASLAQGVDQNAMLVPQRAVTRDEKGNATAMVIGADNKVQPRMLQTSRTIGDNWLVTDGLKPGDKVIVEGGMMLRPGMAVQGKPWNPNAPAAAAQQGNGAGAPAAQAK; encoded by the coding sequence ATGGCGAATAAGCGACACGGGGTGGCGGTGCTCGCGTTGGCACTGGCTCTGGCGGCGTGCGGGGGCGGCAAGGAGCAGCAGCAGGCGCCGCAGGGTCCGCCCAGCGTCGGCTATGTCGTCGTGCGCCAGCAGCCGGTGACGCTGACCAGCGAGCTGCCCGGTCGCACCACCGCCTTCGAAACGTCGGAGGTGCGCCCGCAGGTCAACGGCCTAGTGCTCGAGCGATTGTTCGTCGAGGGCGACGTGGTCCGCAAGGGTCAGCCGCTGTATCGCATCGATCCATCGCCGTATCAGGCGCAGGTCGCCAGCGCGCGTGCCGCGCTGACGCGGGCGCGGGCCAGCATCGCATCCAGCGGCGCGCTTGCCCGGCGCTACGGCGAGTTGGTGAAGATCAACGCGATCTCGCGCCAGGACCTCGAAAATGCGCAGACGACGGCGCAGCAGGCGCAGGCCGATGTTGCGGCGCAGCAGGCCGCGTTGCGCACCGCCCAGATCGATCTGGCGCGCACAACCATTCGCGCGCCGATCACCGGCCGGATCGGCCGATCGGTGTTCACCACCGGCGCCTTGGTGTCCGCAGCACAGACCGACGCGCTGGCGACGATCCAGCGGATCGACCCGATCTATGTCGATATCCAGCAGTCGAGTTCCGACCTGCTCAAGCTGCGCCAGCAGATCATGAGCGGCAAGCTGACCCGCGACGGCAATGCGCGCGTCAAGCTGAAGCTGGAGGATGGCAGCGATTACGGTCCGGAGGGCACGCTGCGTTTCGCCGACGTGACCGTCGATCCGACGACGGGGTCGCAGGTCATCCGCGCGCTGTTCCCCAATCACAATGGCCTGCTGCTGCCCGGCATGTTCGTTCGCGCTTCGCTGGCCCAGGGGGTCGACCAGAATGCGATGCTGGTGCCGCAGCGTGCCGTCACCCGCGATGAAAAGGGCAATGCGACCGCGATGGTGATCGGTGCGGACAACAAGGTCCAGCCGCGCATGCTGCAGACCAGCCGGACGATCGGCGACAATTGGCTTGTCACCGACGGGCTGAAGCCGGGCGACAAGGTGATCGTCGAGGGCGGCATGATGCTGCGTCCCGGCATGGCCGTGCAGGGCAAACCTTGGAACCCGAATGCGCCCGCCGCAGCAGCCCAGCAGGGCAATGGTGCGGGCGCACCCGCAGCACAGGCGAAGTAA